The Psychroflexus sp. ALD_RP9 region GGTGCCGCAACACGTATGTTTAAAGATTTACATAATTTAATAAAAGCCTATAATCATGAAAAGAGTTTAATAGAAAATCTTATACTTCAAGATCTTGAGCATTGGCAGCCATTTTTTGAAAATCTTTCACAGCTTCCATTTGCTAAAAGCATTTGTCATTATTTCAATTTCACAGAAGCAGATTTAAATGAGGACCAACATAAAATTGAATTTATAGCTTATGCTCTAGATAAAAAAGGTCTTCATTTATCTCAAACTCCAAAGGCATTAATTCCATTTCATACCTATAAAAATAAGTGTTTAACAGCCTTTGAGGAGCATTTGTACGAAGCAGCGGCTTATGCTAAGCATCAGCAAAAGGCTAAGCTGCATTTTACGATTTCTGAAGCACACCAACCTAAGTTTAACAGCGTTTTAAATGAAATTATCGATAGATTAGAGGCTGAAACTAAGGTTAAATTTGAAGTTGACTTTAGTTATCAATCTAATTCTACCGATACTATTGCTATAAACTTAGACCACAGTCTTTACCGTGATAAAAATGGTAAACTTTTGTTTAGACCAGCCGGACATGGCGCTTTGCTTGAAAATCTTAACCAGTTAACAACAGATTTGATTTTTATTAAAAATATCGATAATGTTTGTTATAATCCTGAGCAAAAAACTCAGCAAACAAACAATGATTATAAAAAGGCACTTGCAGGCATTTGTATTTCTTACAAAACTAAAATTAATCATTTTTGCAAAGCTTTAAATCAACATCCAAGCCAGGAACTTATCAGGGAAGTGAAGCAGTTTTTAAATGACAGCTTTAACCTTGACATTTCAACTGAAGATCCTGATCAGCTTATTTCAGAACTTGATAAACCTATTCGTGTTTGTGGTATGGTTAAAAATGAAGGAGATCCTGGTGGTGGTCCGTTTTGGGTTCAGTTTAAAAATGGAGATGAAAAACTTCAAATTGTTGAAAAATCTCAAATAGACTTTAATTGTAAAAAACAAATTAAACACTTTGAAGCTTCTACACATTTTAATCCTGTCGATATTGTTTGTTCTATTAAAAATGCGCAAGGTGATATTTTCAATCTTCAAAAATTTGTTGATGAAGATCAAGGTTTTATAGCTAATAAATCGGTAGATGGTCATCCGATTAAAGGCTTAGAGTTACCAGGCTTATGGAATGGTGGGATGGCGCATTGGCATACCTTATTTGTAGAAGTACCACAGCAAAGTTTTAATCCAGTAAAAAGTATAGCCGATTTATTAAAACCTCAACATCAAGAATGTGTAGATGTTTAATAAAAAACAGCTGTTAAGCGAAATTGAAATTCAAACTGCTTTAAGTGGCGGACCAGGTGGTCAACATGTGAATAAAACAGAAACTAAAGTTATTATAAGTTGGGATTTTTTAAATTCTCAAGCAGTTAACCAAGACCAAAAAAAGCGACTTTCTAAAGTCTTAAGTTCACATATTAACAATGCCAAACTTATAAAAGTAAGTAGTGCTAAAACCAGATCTCAACATAAAAATAAAGCTGATGCTATTGTTAAACTAGAGCAGCTAGTTGACAAGGCTTTAAAGATTCCAAAAAAGCGAAAAAAAACCAAACCCTCTAAATTAGCTAAATTAAAAAGGCTAAAAGCTAAACAGAAGCA contains the following coding sequences:
- a CDS encoding DUF4301 family protein; the encoded protein is MTKFLTEDLKQIKNHHLSPEKVENDLKKFKEGFGTLNIVRPATIGDGILTLEENQLKHFIDVYNNSTLSRCKFVPASGAATRMFKDLHNLIKAYNHEKSLIENLILQDLEHWQPFFENLSQLPFAKSICHYFNFTEADLNEDQHKIEFIAYALDKKGLHLSQTPKALIPFHTYKNKCLTAFEEHLYEAAAYAKHQQKAKLHFTISEAHQPKFNSVLNEIIDRLEAETKVKFEVDFSYQSNSTDTIAINLDHSLYRDKNGKLLFRPAGHGALLENLNQLTTDLIFIKNIDNVCYNPEQKTQQTNNDYKKALAGICISYKTKINHFCKALNQHPSQELIREVKQFLNDSFNLDISTEDPDQLISELDKPIRVCGMVKNEGDPGGGPFWVQFKNGDEKLQIVEKSQIDFNCKKQIKHFEASTHFNPVDIVCSIKNAQGDIFNLQKFVDEDQGFIANKSVDGHPIKGLELPGLWNGGMAHWHTLFVEVPQQSFNPVKSIADLLKPQHQECVDV
- the arfB gene encoding alternative ribosome rescue aminoacyl-tRNA hydrolase ArfB is translated as MFNKKQLLSEIEIQTALSGGPGGQHVNKTETKVIISWDFLNSQAVNQDQKKRLSKVLSSHINNAKLIKVSSAKTRSQHKNKADAIVKLEQLVDKALKIPKKRKKTKPSKLAKLKRLKAKQKQSEKKNFRQKPKLQ